Proteins from a single region of Haloterrigena alkaliphila:
- the carB gene encoding carbamoyl-phosphate synthase large subunit, producing MSTDQQREGETADGRTILLIGSGPIQIGQAAEFDYSGAQACRALQEEGACVVLVNSNPATIMTDPEMADRVYIEPITTEAIAEIIRKEQPDGVIAGLGGQTGLNVTAELAEEGVLEEYDVEIMGTPLDTIYATEDRDLFRQRMEKIGQPVPASTTISLDEGEEVSEMTEEDLRERVQAAVDEVGGLPVIARTTYTLGGSGSGVVGEMDELLRRVRKGLRLSRNSEVLITESIAGWVEYEYEVMRDADDSCIIICNMENIDPMGIHTGESTVVTPSQVVPDEGHQEMRTAALDVIRELGIQGGCNIQFAWRDDGTPGGEYRVVEVNPRVSRSSALASKATGYPIARVTAKVALGKRLHEIDNEITGETTAAFEPAIDYVVTKVPRWPKDKFDDVDFELTTAMKSTGEAMAIGRSFEESLLKALRSSEYDPDVDWNEVGDEELEEQYLARPSPDRPYAMFEAFERGYTVDEVCELTDIYEWYTERFKRIADATVAAQEGDFTEAAIAGHTNATIAAAAGAEVGAVEQEVPGRTYKQVDTCAGEFEAETPYYYSARKNEFEKGPLLGDAASGELEVDRDLESVIVVGGGPIRIGQGVEFDYCSVHAVQALRDMGIEAHVVNNNPETVSTDYDTSDGLFFEPITAEEVADVAEATGADGVMVQFGGQTSVNIGEPLEEELARRGLDCTVMGTSVEAMDLAEDRDRFNALMDELGIAQPEGGTAFSEEEALTLAHDIGYPVLVRPSYVLGGRAMDVVYDDAELETYIEEAVRVSPDKPILIDDFLADAVELDVDAVADGEDVLIGGIMEHVEAAGVHSGDSACMIPPRSLDDDTLERVREVTEDIATALDTVGLLNVQLAVRDGEVYVLEANPRSSRTVPFISKATGVPIAKIAAKVMAGETLADLAIEEQIPEQTSIKEVVLPFDRLPGSDPRLGPEMKSTGEVMGSADTFGKAYDKAQDATNKPIPESGTAIIDLSADKFPDPETDEGEALVDGFTQYFDLCEEVDLPQAVREGKVDLIVSRDRDLLEVAVEEEITYFSTPASASAALEALEAKDEPIDVQAITDRPKRTAEWGRSD from the coding sequence ATGAGCACGGATCAGCAGCGCGAGGGCGAGACAGCGGACGGACGTACGATCCTGCTGATCGGGAGCGGCCCGATCCAGATCGGACAGGCTGCCGAGTTCGACTACTCGGGCGCACAGGCCTGTCGGGCGCTCCAGGAGGAGGGCGCTTGCGTCGTCCTCGTCAACTCCAACCCCGCGACGATCATGACGGATCCGGAGATGGCCGACCGGGTCTACATCGAACCGATCACGACCGAGGCCATCGCGGAGATCATCCGCAAGGAACAGCCGGACGGCGTCATCGCCGGCCTCGGGGGGCAGACGGGGCTGAACGTCACCGCCGAACTCGCCGAGGAGGGCGTCCTAGAGGAGTACGACGTCGAGATCATGGGAACGCCGCTGGACACCATCTACGCGACGGAGGACCGCGACCTCTTCCGCCAGCGCATGGAGAAGATCGGCCAGCCGGTTCCCGCCTCGACGACCATCTCGCTCGACGAGGGCGAGGAGGTCTCGGAGATGACCGAAGAGGACCTGCGAGAGCGCGTCCAGGCCGCCGTCGACGAGGTCGGCGGCCTCCCGGTCATCGCCCGCACGACCTACACGCTGGGCGGGTCGGGGTCGGGCGTCGTCGGCGAGATGGACGAACTGCTGCGCCGCGTCCGCAAGGGCCTGCGCCTCTCGCGCAACAGCGAGGTGCTCATCACGGAGTCCATCGCGGGCTGGGTCGAGTACGAGTACGAGGTCATGCGCGACGCCGACGACTCCTGTATCATCATCTGTAACATGGAGAACATCGACCCGATGGGCATCCACACCGGGGAGTCGACGGTCGTCACGCCCTCGCAGGTCGTCCCCGACGAGGGCCACCAGGAGATGCGCACCGCCGCGCTCGACGTCATCCGCGAACTCGGCATTCAGGGCGGCTGTAACATCCAGTTCGCGTGGCGCGACGACGGCACCCCCGGCGGCGAGTACAGGGTCGTCGAGGTCAATCCGCGCGTCTCCCGCTCCTCCGCGCTGGCCTCGAAGGCGACCGGGTACCCGATCGCCCGCGTCACCGCCAAGGTCGCGCTGGGCAAGCGCCTCCACGAGATCGACAACGAGATCACCGGCGAGACCACCGCCGCCTTCGAGCCCGCGATCGACTACGTCGTCACCAAGGTGCCCCGGTGGCCCAAAGACAAGTTCGACGACGTCGACTTCGAGCTGACGACGGCGATGAAGTCGACCGGCGAGGCGATGGCCATCGGCCGTTCCTTCGAGGAGTCGCTGCTCAAAGCGCTGCGCTCGAGCGAGTACGACCCCGACGTCGACTGGAACGAGGTCGGCGACGAGGAACTCGAGGAGCAGTATCTCGCCCGTCCATCGCCGGATCGCCCCTACGCCATGTTCGAGGCGTTCGAACGCGGCTACACCGTCGACGAAGTCTGCGAACTGACGGACATCTACGAGTGGTACACCGAGCGCTTCAAGCGCATCGCCGACGCCACCGTCGCCGCCCAGGAGGGCGACTTCACCGAGGCCGCGATCGCCGGCCACACGAACGCGACGATCGCCGCCGCTGCGGGCGCAGAGGTCGGCGCCGTCGAACAGGAGGTTCCCGGCCGCACCTACAAGCAGGTCGACACCTGCGCCGGCGAGTTCGAGGCCGAGACGCCCTACTACTACTCCGCGCGCAAGAACGAGTTCGAGAAGGGGCCGCTGCTGGGCGACGCCGCGTCCGGCGAACTCGAGGTCGACCGCGATCTCGAGAGCGTGATCGTCGTCGGCGGCGGTCCGATCCGCATCGGGCAGGGCGTCGAGTTCGACTACTGTTCGGTCCACGCGGTCCAGGCGCTGCGCGACATGGGCATCGAGGCCCACGTCGTCAACAACAACCCCGAGACGGTCTCGACGGACTACGACACCTCCGACGGGCTGTTCTTCGAGCCCATCACCGCCGAAGAGGTCGCCGACGTCGCCGAGGCGACCGGCGCCGACGGCGTGATGGTCCAGTTCGGCGGCCAGACCTCCGTCAACATCGGCGAACCGCTCGAGGAGGAACTCGCCCGCCGCGGCCTCGACTGTACGGTCATGGGCACGTCCGTCGAGGCGATGGACCTCGCGGAGGACCGCGACCGCTTCAACGCCCTCATGGACGAACTGGGCATCGCTCAGCCCGAGGGTGGCACCGCCTTCTCCGAGGAGGAGGCGTTGACCCTCGCTCACGACATCGGTTACCCCGTCCTCGTCCGTCCCTCCTACGTGCTGGGCGGTCGCGCGATGGACGTCGTCTACGACGACGCGGAACTCGAGACCTACATCGAGGAAGCCGTCCGCGTCAGTCCGGACAAGCCGATTCTCATCGACGACTTCCTCGCCGACGCGGTCGAACTGGACGTCGACGCCGTGGCGGACGGCGAGGACGTCCTCATCGGCGGCATCATGGAACACGTCGAGGCCGCCGGGGTCCACTCCGGCGACTCGGCCTGTATGATCCCGCCGCGCTCGCTCGACGACGACACGCTCGAGCGCGTCCGCGAGGTCACCGAGGACATCGCGACGGCGCTCGATACGGTCGGGCTGCTGAACGTCCAGCTCGCCGTCAGAGACGGCGAGGTCTACGTCCTCGAGGCGAACCCGCGCTCCTCGCGTACCGTCCCCTTCATCTCGAAGGCCACGGGCGTCCCGATCGCCAAGATCGCCGCGAAGGTCATGGCCGGCGAGACGCTCGCCGACCTCGCGATCGAGGAGCAGATCCCCGAGCAGACCTCGATCAAGGAGGTCGTCCTGCCGTTCGACCGACTGCCGGGCTCGGACCCGCGTCTCGGCCCGGAGATGAAGTCCACCGGCGAGGTCATGGGTAGCGCCGACACGTTCGGCAAGGCCTACGACAAGGCCCAGGACGCGACGAACAAGCCGATCCCCGAGTCGGGCACCGCCATCATCGACCTCTCGGCGGACAAGTTCCCCGACCCGGAGACCGACGAGGGCGAGGCGCTGGTCGACGGTTTCACCCAGTACTTCGACCTCTGCGAGGAAGTCGATCTGCCACAGGCCGTTCGCGAGGGCAAGGTCGATCTCATCGTCTCCCGCGACCGAGACCTGCTCGAGGTCGCGGTCGAGGAGGAGATCACCTACTTCTCGACGCCCGCCAGCGCGTCGGCCGCGCTGGAGGCCCTCGAGGCCAAGGACGAGCCGATCGACGTGCAGGCGATCACCGACCGTCCGAAGCGCACCGCCGAGTGGGGTCGTTCGGACTGA
- a CDS encoding metal-dependent hydrolase, giving the protein MMALTHGFMALAAAVLLLPALGESAGPVLLAAAFLGGLAPDADLVASHRKTLHFPVWLSVAALALSSLVVVTGSPAVFVLTVAVGAAALHSVSDVLGGSAEREPWNPVTENGVYNHVLGRWHRPRRYVRYSGAPEDFLVCLAFAVVAIDSGLTAPAADRALLALVAFAGVYALCRKRLAAIGSAVSSLVPTRLRAVLPTVRVEESETDGTTVDVRFGR; this is encoded by the coding sequence ATGATGGCGCTCACGCACGGGTTCATGGCGCTCGCCGCTGCCGTCCTCCTCCTGCCGGCCCTCGGCGAGTCTGCCGGGCCGGTACTGCTAGCGGCCGCATTTCTCGGTGGCCTCGCACCCGACGCCGATCTGGTGGCGAGCCACCGAAAGACGCTGCACTTTCCGGTCTGGCTCTCGGTCGCGGCGCTCGCGCTCTCGAGTCTCGTCGTCGTGACGGGGTCGCCCGCGGTGTTCGTCCTCACCGTCGCCGTCGGGGCCGCGGCGCTCCACTCGGTCTCGGACGTCCTCGGCGGCAGCGCCGAGCGCGAACCGTGGAACCCCGTGACCGAAAACGGCGTCTACAACCACGTCCTCGGGCGCTGGCACCGCCCGCGCCGGTACGTCCGGTACTCGGGCGCGCCGGAGGACTTCCTCGTCTGTCTGGCGTTCGCGGTAGTCGCGATCGATTCCGGGCTGACCGCGCCGGCCGCCGACCGCGCACTGCTCGCGCTCGTCGCGTTCGCCGGCGTCTACGCGCTGTGTCGGAAGCGACTTGCGGCTATCGGGTCGGCCGTCAGCAGTCTCGTGCCGACGCGACTGAGGGCGGTCCTCCCCACGGTGCGCGTCGAGGAGTCGGAGACCGACGGGACGACGGTGGACGTTCGGTTCGGGCGCTAA
- a CDS encoding CehA/McbA family metallohydrolase: protein MTSRAEYAAVDRGPRTLRIDPHVHTAASFDGTTTPAELVDAARRAGLDGIAVTDHDTIDGAREVARLAPDDLLVVVGCEVSTADGHLLALGVDAAPDPGRPLAETARAVRDAGGVAVVAHPFQRSRHGARAAAIEDVDGVEVYNAHAVTNVRNRQAARFATRHGYTRFGGSDAHRSSNVGRAATDVRLPADAVPSSTAAPAVETVLEAMRAGRTEAVGHRTPTWQYLTKVVGNARRNTPSLSPF, encoded by the coding sequence ATGACGAGTCGGGCCGAATACGCCGCGGTGGATCGGGGACCGCGTACGCTCCGAATCGATCCCCACGTGCACACGGCGGCGTCCTTCGACGGGACGACGACGCCCGCGGAACTGGTCGACGCGGCTCGCCGCGCCGGCCTCGACGGGATCGCCGTCACCGATCACGACACGATCGACGGCGCCCGCGAGGTCGCGCGACTGGCGCCCGACGACCTCCTCGTCGTCGTGGGCTGCGAGGTCTCGACCGCCGACGGCCACCTGCTCGCGCTCGGCGTCGACGCCGCCCCCGACCCCGGACGGCCGCTCGCCGAGACGGCGCGAGCGGTGCGGGACGCCGGCGGGGTCGCGGTCGTCGCCCACCCGTTCCAGCGTTCCCGCCACGGGGCCCGCGCGGCCGCGATCGAGGACGTCGACGGCGTCGAGGTCTACAACGCCCACGCGGTCACGAACGTCCGCAACCGGCAGGCCGCCCGGTTCGCGACGCGCCACGGCTACACGCGGTTCGGCGGCAGCGACGCCCATCGATCCTCGAACGTCGGCCGCGCTGCCACCGACGTTCGGCTCCCCGCCGACGCCGTCCCGTCTTCGACCGCCGCGCCCGCGGTCGAGACGGTCCTCGAGGCGATGCGCGCCGGTCGCACCGAGGCCGTCGGCCACCGGACGCCGACCTGGCAGTACCTGACGAAGGTCGTCGGCAACGCCCGTCGGAATACGCCCTCGCTCTCGCCGTTCTGA
- a CDS encoding CDP-alcohol phosphatidyltransferase family protein has translation MTNELREAIRGVRDRLDLADRRVGATTERTNVLEQLTGADYISLGALFVGWASALLFVRGEPNWALLAMFGAFLLDKADGWYARRTGTSSPFGRQVDSFIDIFAYLVPAALLYHFVLAPHVLASLVVGFLVLAFGGLRLVRHNEEGFGSDGGASYYHGTTVVHTNLLVVANYFVAVLVGWWNGWLIGLVVAAACPLMVSDYKAYKTDSTHVLAGLAAVAAVGLALGLEFGYL, from the coding sequence ATGACTAACGAACTGCGAGAGGCGATACGGGGCGTCAGGGACCGGCTGGATCTCGCCGATCGACGGGTCGGGGCGACGACGGAGCGAACGAACGTGCTCGAACAGTTGACGGGCGCCGACTACATCAGTCTCGGCGCGCTGTTCGTCGGGTGGGCGAGCGCCCTGCTGTTCGTCCGCGGCGAGCCGAACTGGGCGCTGCTGGCGATGTTCGGCGCCTTCCTGCTGGACAAGGCCGACGGCTGGTACGCTCGACGCACGGGCACGTCGTCGCCGTTCGGCCGGCAGGTCGACTCGTTCATCGACATCTTCGCCTATCTGGTGCCGGCGGCCCTCCTCTATCACTTCGTCCTCGCACCGCACGTGCTCGCCAGCCTCGTCGTCGGCTTTCTCGTCCTCGCCTTCGGCGGCCTGCGACTGGTCCGCCACAACGAGGAGGGATTCGGCTCCGACGGCGGTGCCAGCTACTACCACGGAACCACCGTCGTCCACACGAACCTCCTGGTCGTCGCGAACTACTTCGTCGCCGTGCTCGTCGGCTGGTGGAACGGCTGGCTGATCGGCCTCGTCGTCGCCGCGGCCTGCCCGCTGATGGTCTCGGACTACAAGGCCTACAAGACCGATAGCACTCACGTCCTGGCCGGCCTCGCCGCGGTCGCGGCCGTCGGACTGGCGCTCGGCCTCGAGTTCGGGTACCTATGA
- a CDS encoding GNAT family N-acetyltransferase, with product MPPLWGLTRNRYGRAVYDALARVGLTATVMIEYVAALEDATEEHTSVDGGATEYAVESCDPSRVAPLDAPVDELAPGELVVAALEDGRPRGYLFCSIDPTHEIHPLERTLAFEGAYIRRVFVAPDHRNRGIATAMVEAACRMASERGAERATALVALDNSPSRALFERRGFEPRRRRRYVRIGPFTHRSVRPA from the coding sequence ATGCCACCGCTGTGGGGACTGACGCGAAACCGGTACGGTCGCGCCGTCTACGACGCCCTCGCACGGGTCGGACTCACCGCGACGGTGATGATCGAGTACGTCGCCGCGCTCGAGGACGCGACGGAAGAGCACACGTCCGTCGACGGCGGAGCGACCGAGTACGCAGTCGAGAGCTGCGATCCCTCGCGGGTGGCGCCGCTGGACGCGCCCGTCGACGAACTCGCGCCCGGCGAACTGGTCGTCGCCGCGCTCGAGGACGGGCGACCCCGCGGATACCTGTTTTGCTCGATCGACCCGACCCACGAGATTCACCCGCTCGAGCGGACGCTGGCGTTCGAGGGGGCGTACATCCGGCGCGTCTTCGTCGCGCCGGACCACCGGAACCGCGGCATCGCGACGGCGATGGTCGAGGCGGCCTGCCGGATGGCCAGCGAACGCGGCGCCGAGCGCGCCACCGCGCTGGTCGCGCTCGACAACAGCCCCTCCCGGGCCCTGTTCGAGCGCCGCGGCTTCGAACCGCGTCGCCGTCGGCGCTACGTCAGGATCGGGCCGTTCACCCACCGGTCGGTTCGACCGGCCTGA